Proteins from a genomic interval of Lolium perenne isolate Kyuss_39 chromosome 1, Kyuss_2.0, whole genome shotgun sequence:
- the LOC127327660 gene encoding uncharacterized protein, protein MDFPLDPVSRLPIYDVYPAEAALGSLQGRDCVSSNTGPTAAAGVTVLGTSWRGRVWAILQADWMARMALSPVPADSAESTGHGNPQSPGWTKRVRVGRAPPDKTHCVERQSALEKCVRCFAEKLGGKVIDPCLGTTIDSIGEA, encoded by the exons ATGGATTTCCCACTGGATCCGGTTAGCAG ACTGCCCATATACGATGTGTACCCGGCTGAGGCAGCACTGGGGAGTTTGCAAGGCAGGGATTGCGTCAGTAGCAACACGGgcccgacggcggcggcgggtgtGACCGTGCTGGGGACCTCCTGGAGGGGACGAGTGTGGGCGATCTTGCAAGCGGACTGGATGGCGCGGATGGCCCTGTCACCTGTGCCTGCAGATTCCGCGGAGTCAACCGGACACGGCAATCCTCAGTCGCCTGGCTGGACGAAGAG GGTCCGTGTCGGGCGTGCACCACCAGATAAAACTCACTGCGTGGAGCGGCAAAGTGCATTGGAGAAATGTGTCAGATGTTTCGCAGAAAAACTGGGAGGCAAAGTCATTGATCCCTGCCTGGGTACAACTATTGACTCGATAGGCGAGGCATAA